In Oncorhynchus keta strain PuntledgeMale-10-30-2019 chromosome 19, Oket_V2, whole genome shotgun sequence, a single genomic region encodes these proteins:
- the LOC127909064 gene encoding myristoylated alanine-rich C-kinase substrate-like has protein sequence MGAQFSKTAANGETAVEKPGEAAASPTKTNGQENGHVKVNGDASPAAAEAGKEVQANGSTTAEEAPKEEAAPAEVAAVDGVKTENAETVSPAAEGEATKPEGATASTSNETPKKKKKRFSFKKSFKLSGFSFKKTKKETGDGAEGEEAAASTEEAKAETAEASEVTAEVEEAKPAEGEAAPAAAEEETKEAASPAEAKPEETAAPAEEARVAQATEEPKAEEKPAEPAAAEEAPISEEAAPATEAAASSPEAPITAEAALE, from the exons ATGGGAGCGCAATTCTCCAAGACAGCTGCAAATGGCGAAACCGCGGTTGAAAAGCCTGGAGAGGCTGCCGCTTCACCAACCAAGACCAATGGACAG GAAAATGGCCATGTGAAAGTGAATGGGGATGCCTCTCCTGCAGCTGCCGAGGCAGGCAAGGAGGTGCAGGCCAATGGCAGCACCACAGCTGAGGAGGCTCCAAAAGAGGAGGCTGCGCCTGCAGAAGTGGCGGCAGTAGATGGGGTGAAGACAGAGAATGCAGAGACTGTGTCTCCAGCAGCCGAGGGTGAGGCCACCAAGCCGGAGGGAGCCACGGCTTCAACCAGCAACGAGACccccaaaaagaagaagaagcgcTTCTCATTCAAAAAGTCCTTCAAGCTCAGTGGCTTCTCCTTCAAGAAAACCAAAAAGGAGACTGGCGATGGGGCAGAGGGTGAGGAGGCTGCTGCGTCCACTGAGGAGGCAAAGGCTGAGACAGCCGAGGCCTCAGAGGTCACGGCAGAGGTTGAGGAGGCCAAGCCTGCTGAGGGAGAGGCTGCACCTGCTGCTGCTGAGGAGGAGACCAAGGAAGCAGCTAGCCCTGCAGAGGCCAAGCCTGAGGAAACAGCAGCCCCTGCTGAGGAGGCCAGGGTAGCCCAAGCCACTGAGGAGCCAAAGGCAGAAGAAAAGCCAGCTGAGCCTGCTGCTGCAGAGGAAGCACCCATCTCGGAGGAGGCTGCACCTGCAACAGAGGCTGCTGCATCCAGTCCAGAAGCCCCCATTACTGCAGAGGCCGCTCTTGAGTAA